TTTCCGCATTGGGTTTCGGACAGGAACCGTCAGGCCAACCGCAACAGACTGCCGCTGCCACAGCCCCTGCCGACCCAACGCAGCTGCCCTCAGCACGCAATAAAGACGAAGACCAGCAGAGCAAAGACACTGTCATTCAAGGTCCGCAGAGGCGATTGCCGAACCGACGTCCGATCACGACCAGCTCGGTGGAAGGGCTGGTGACGAGCACCGATGGTCGCGGAATTGGCGGTACGCGAGTCGTCATTCGCGACGCAAATGGAAGATTGCGCGCCGCCATGACCGATGCCGACGGTGTGTTTCGCGTTAGTGATCTCAATGCCGGTGTCTATCAGATCGAGTTGCGTAGACAGGGCTTCCAGGACTTTGCACGCCAAAACGTTCGCGTGGGTCCAGGCGAAGTGTTAAGCATCGAGGTGAAGCTGCAGTCGACTGAAGAATTCTTAGCGCAAGGGCCTATGGATCGTCCGCTGGCAGGCGCCGTGCCGCCAAAGGCTGGTCAGACCGAGGCGGAGGCACGCACGCCGTACAACGAAATGCGGCGGCGTCCAAACGAGACCATGCCCGTGGGGGAAGCCGCCGTGGCCCAGGCTCCTCCTACCGAGAATGAGAATTTCGAGAAGCGCACCTACCGTTGGGATATCGCTGGTGGTGACCCGAAGGATCCGCTCAACGCCTATAGGAGATATGCGGCGTCGGGCGAATACAATTACAGCAGCGGGCACTGGTACGATCCGTTCAATCGCAACAAGCTCAAGGGCGATTATCCGATCTTTGGGCAACAGACCTTCTTCGTCTTTACCGGGAGTGCGGTCAGCGCTCTCGATGGGCGGCGCCTTCCGACTCCGAGCTTAGTAGCCGCGCGCAATCCCGGATCGTTCGACTTCTTCGGTAGCGGCGGCCAATTCTTCCTCAGCCAGATATTTCGGTTTACCGGCGAGCTCTACCACGGCGACGCCAGCTTCCGTCCGAAGGATTGGCGGATCGTCTTCACTCCCGCGTTCGATGTGAACTACCTGCTAACCCGGGAACGTGGCATTGTGAACATCAATCCGCAGCGCGGGACTGATCGCTTTGACGATCACGTTGGATTGCAGGCGGCGTTTGTCGAATACAAGATCAAGGACCTAAGTCCGAACTTTGATTTCGTTTCCGTTCGCGCGGGCATTCAGCAATTTCAAAGTGACTTCAGAGGCCTGATCTATTCGGAAGAGCAGCCCGGGCTGAGGATCTTCGGGAATCTGAAGTCGGACAAATATGAGTACAACCTCGCGTACTTTTATCACCTGGAGAAGGACACCAACAGCGGATTAAACACGTTCAATGATCGGCATCAGCAAGTAGCGATTGCGAACCTGTACATCCAGGACTTTCTGTTCAAGGGTTATACGACTCAATTCAGTTATCACTTCAAC
This genomic window from Terriglobales bacterium contains:
- a CDS encoding carboxypeptidase-like regulatory domain-containing protein, which encodes MCLTISALGFGQEPSGQPQQTAAATAPADPTQLPSARNKDEDQQSKDTVIQGPQRRLPNRRPITTSSVEGLVTSTDGRGIGGTRVVIRDANGRLRAAMTDADGVFRVSDLNAGVYQIELRRQGFQDFARQNVRVGPGEVLSIEVKLQSTEEFLAQGPMDRPLAGAVPPKAGQTEAEARTPYNEMRRRPNETMPVGEAAVAQAPPTENENFEKRTYRWDIAGGDPKDPLNAYRRYAASGEYNYSSGHWYDPFNRNKLKGDYPIFGQQTFFVFTGSAVSALDGRRLPTPSLVAARNPGSFDFFGSGGQFFLSQIFRFTGELYHGDASFRPKDWRIVFTPAFDVNYLLTRERGIVNINPQRGTDRFDDHVGLQAAFVEYKIKDLSPNFDFVSVRAGIQQFQSDFRGLIYSEEQPGLRIFGNLKSDKYEYNLAYFYHLEKDTNSGLNTFNDRHQQVAIANLYIQDFLFKGYTTQFSYHFNKDDPSIYFNNNGVITRPEPIGVVIPHGIRSHYAGWTSNGHIKRINVSSAFYQVLGYDTDNQVASRRNVVPCPQGFGKCDRVDINAQLGALELSLDKDWLRLRTSFFYASGDKNPRDGIARGFDSIDESQSFAGGPFSFWNREGIRLTSTLIGLKSENALFPDLRASKNEGQANYVNPGAYVYNAGADFDITPKMRWVVNFNYLQFVHTDPIQLVLFQNHIHRGIGADFGTGVIYRPPLSENIIIEGGITGLVPARGLRDIYTGQTLLSAFGLIKFVF